Below is a genomic region from Streptomyces sp. NBC_00461.
GCCGTGACCGTGCCGACACCCTCGTGGCCGAGCGTCATCGGCAGCGGGTAGGGGAACTGCTCCTCGGGCCAGCCCATGACCGCCAGGTCGGAGTGGCACAGCCCCGCCGCCGTCACCCTCAACAGCACCTGGCCCGGGCCCGGTTCGGGCACGGGAACCTCGACGACCTCGGGGACGTGTCCCACCCTCCGGTACTGCACAGCCTTCATGGTCAGATCTCCTTGCCGGTGGCAGGCGGGGTGCCGCTCTCCGTGGGCGTCCCGGCGCCGGCAAGCGAAGGGATTCCCTTCCGGCGGCGCAGCACGGCAGGCAGGGCGATCCGGCCACCCGTGAGGACCAGCGCCACGATGAGGACCGAGCCGGTGAAAAGGCTCGCGGCCCACTGCGCGCTGGTGGCGAGCCCGAGTCCGGTGATGCCCGTGCCGAGCAGGAGGACGGCGAGCACCGTGCCCCATGCGTTGAAGCGGCCTGCGCGCAACTGGGTCGCCCCGACGAAGGCGGCGGCGTACGCCGACAGCAGATACGGGGTGCCCGCGGTCGGCGAGCCGGATCCGACCGAGGACGCGAAGACGATGCCGGCGAAGCCGGAGAGCAGCGCGGAGGCCACCAGGGTCAGAAAGCGCAGCCGGTCGGTGCGCACGCCCTGCAGCCGGGCCGCGTCGGCGTTGAAGCCGGTCGCGTACAACCGGCGCCCGGTGGCGGTGTGTTCCAGCAGGAACCAGATGGCGAGCGCGGCGATCAGCAGATACAGCACCGGCAGGGTGATGCCGCGCGCGTCCAGCTGGGCGATGCTCGCGAACGGCTTGGCGAGGAGCTGCACACCGGTGATGGAGCTGTCGTTGGTGACCATGGTGATCAGTGACTGGATCAGCGCGCCGGTGGCCAGCGTGGCGATGAACGAGTCGACGCGCAGGACCACCACCACGACTCCGTTGACGACTCCGATCAGCAGCGCGGCGGCCATCGCCAGGGTGATCGCCGGGCCGGGACCGAGTCCGGCGGAGACCAGGAAGCGGGCGGTCAGCACGCTGGTGAGCGACATGGTGTAGGCGACCGAGAGGTCGAAGACGCGTGCGGCCAGTGGCGGTACGACGCTGAGTGCCACCAGGCCGGCCACGGCGTTGCCGTTCAGTACCTGCTTGACCGTGATGATGGTCGGGAACGTGTCCGGCGCCCACACGGAGAAGAGCACGACGATGACCAGCCACACGTATACGGCGCCGATGTTCCGGAACGACAGGGCGGTCACTGCCCGTCGGCCCAGTGCCCCGGGGACGAACACCGCGGACCTGTGCGGTGCGGACGGCGGCAGCTCCGCCGCCCGGGTCGGTGTGGATGTCATGTCAGAGGGTCCCTTCCAAGGCTCATGTCACTCGGTTCCTTCCATGGCGTGCACGAGCGCGGGCTCGGTGATGTCCCGGCCACTGATCTCCCGTACGATCCGGCCGTCGCGCACCACCAGGACACGGGTGCACAGCGCGAGCAGGTCCTGCGTGTCGGAGGAACACACGATGACGCCCATGCCCTCGTCTGCCTGACGCTCTATCAGGTCGTACAGCTGCAGGCGGGTGGCGACGTCCACGCCCGCCGTGGGTTCGCACAGCGCCAGCACCGGCGGGCGCTGTGCCAGACAGCGGGCCATGACGACCTTCTGCTGGTTGCCGCCGCTCAGAGTGGTGATCCGCGCCCCGGGTCCCGCCGTACGCACCCCGACCCGCCTGATCCAGTCCTGTGCC
It encodes:
- a CDS encoding ABC transporter permease; this encodes MTSTPTRAAELPPSAPHRSAVFVPGALGRRAVTALSFRNIGAVYVWLVIVVLFSVWAPDTFPTIITVKQVLNGNAVAGLVALSVVPPLAARVFDLSVAYTMSLTSVLTARFLVSAGLGPGPAITLAMAAALLIGVVNGVVVVVLRVDSFIATLATGALIQSLITMVTNDSSITGVQLLAKPFASIAQLDARGITLPVLYLLIAALAIWFLLEHTATGRRLYATGFNADAARLQGVRTDRLRFLTLVASALLSGFAGIVFASSVGSGSPTAGTPYLLSAYAAAFVGATQLRAGRFNAWGTVLAVLLLGTGITGLGLATSAQWAASLFTGSVLIVALVLTGGRIALPAVLRRRKGIPSLAGAGTPTESGTPPATGKEI